One genomic segment of Synechocystis sp. LKSZ1 includes these proteins:
- the leuD gene encoding 3-isopropylmalate dehydratase small subunit, whose product MSQVRSLTGPALPLEGGDIDTDRIIPARFLRCVTFDGLGEQVFADDRHQRQGQHPFDLPQYQGATILVVNANFGCGSSREHAPQALIKWGIKGLIGESFAEIFFGNCVANGVPCVTADPSAIKALQAYINDHPQAKVTLDLANLEVRYGDQALAITMPEGPRQMLLSGQWDSCGQLLQHQDAITTTAQALPYLHWQTA is encoded by the coding sequence ATGAGTCAAGTCCGATCTCTAACCGGCCCTGCCCTTCCCCTCGAAGGGGGTGATATTGATACCGACCGCATCATTCCGGCTCGTTTCCTACGCTGTGTCACTTTTGATGGTCTAGGGGAACAGGTCTTTGCCGATGACCGCCACCAACGCCAGGGCCAGCACCCCTTTGACCTGCCACAGTATCAGGGGGCCACGATTCTGGTGGTCAATGCGAATTTCGGCTGTGGTTCCAGCCGCGAACATGCTCCCCAGGCCCTGATCAAGTGGGGCATTAAGGGCCTGATTGGAGAAAGCTTTGCCGAAATCTTCTTTGGTAACTGTGTGGCCAATGGCGTACCCTGCGTTACAGCGGATCCCTCAGCCATCAAGGCCCTGCAGGCCTATATCAACGATCATCCCCAGGCCAAAGTGACTCTGGATTTAGCCAATTTAGAAGTCCGCTACGGTGACCAGGCCCTGGCTATCACCATGCCAGAAGGCCCTCGTCAAATGTTGTTAAGTGGTCAATGGGATAGTTGTGGCCAACTGCTGCAGCACCAAGATGCTATTACCACTACGGCCCAGGCCCTTCCCTACCTACATTGGCAAACAGCCTAG
- a CDS encoding fatty acid desaturase encodes MTATTEWLNSTTPSPESSNLQLKDIVKTIPRECFEKDSRQAWLKVLLSVTAAVVGYLGIIYLPWYCLPFTWIFTGTALTGWFVIGHDAGHRSFAKRRWVNDVVGHIFFLPLIYPFHCWRLLHDHHHLHTNKLEVDNAWDAWTPEAFQTANPSVRLFYRAIRGRLWWIGSIFHWALLHFKPANFNERDRSKAVFSMAVVIIFGAVFFPVLVLTTGWWGLVKFWLMPWLVYHFWMSTFTLVHHTIPEIHFQPIANWSAGEAQLKGTVHCDYPRWVEILCHDINVHIPHHLSVGIPSYNLRKAHASIRQNWGEVIHERRFSWALMKQITDQCHLYDPEQGYRTFQSLQ; translated from the coding sequence ATGACTGCAACGACTGAATGGTTGAATAGCACGACTCCTTCTCCGGAGAGTTCCAACCTTCAACTCAAAGATATTGTTAAAACCATTCCCCGCGAATGTTTTGAAAAAGATAGCCGCCAGGCCTGGCTGAAAGTCCTGCTCAGCGTCACCGCCGCGGTCGTCGGTTATTTGGGCATTATCTACCTTCCTTGGTACTGCCTACCCTTCACCTGGATTTTTACGGGAACGGCCCTTACTGGTTGGTTTGTGATTGGCCATGACGCTGGGCATCGCTCCTTTGCGAAACGCCGCTGGGTCAATGACGTGGTGGGCCATATTTTCTTTTTGCCCTTGATCTATCCCTTCCACTGCTGGCGTTTGCTCCACGACCACCATCACCTCCACACCAATAAGCTGGAAGTGGATAATGCTTGGGATGCTTGGACTCCCGAAGCCTTTCAAACAGCGAATCCTTCCGTGCGTCTTTTTTACCGGGCCATTCGCGGCCGGCTCTGGTGGATTGGCTCTATTTTTCACTGGGCCCTGCTCCACTTCAAGCCCGCTAATTTTAATGAACGCGACCGCTCTAAAGCCGTTTTTTCCATGGCCGTCGTGATCATCTTTGGGGCTGTTTTCTTCCCAGTATTAGTACTGACGACCGGCTGGTGGGGCCTAGTTAAATTCTGGCTTATGCCCTGGCTGGTGTACCACTTCTGGATGAGTACATTTACACTGGTTCACCATACGATCCCCGAAATCCACTTTCAGCCGATTGCGAACTGGAGTGCAGGGGAGGCCCAACTCAAGGGAACCGTTCATTGCGACTACCCCCGCTGGGTGGAAATTCTCTGCCACGACATTAATGTCCATATACCCCACCATCTTTCCGTGGGCATTCCTTCCTACAATCTGCGCAAGGCCCATGCCAGTATTCGCCAAAATTGGGGAGAGGTCATCCATGAGCGCCGCTTTAGCTGGGCCTTGATGAAGCAAATTACCGACCAGTGTCATCTCTACGATCCTGAGCAAGGCTACCGGACTTTCCAATCCTTGCAGTAG
- a CDS encoding pentapeptide repeat-containing protein — protein sequence MEIEQLLWHYSQGQRDFSRLDLQHVEILNADLTDINFSRASLEWANLCGCCLRHSNLNRTDFAHARLMSTQLVGADLRGTDLSSADLSWADLNSAQLINANLCYANLKQAKLTDVNLQGAMLCQAKLQGVNLSGANLMRADLSGADLSGVDLSGADLSRADLSNADLRGAKLNHANLYKADLSFCQLHGGDLQDTLFQGANLSQSNLKGADLARAIMREINLSAVNWSAIDTQSAEATNRINLQGACLQGAILQRVALTNAILDYATLQRARLAKVNLQGANLVEANLRGADLRNTNFTNSQIIEIDLTDAVMPDGSIHP from the coding sequence ATGGAAATCGAGCAATTGCTGTGGCACTATAGCCAGGGTCAACGGGACTTTAGTCGTCTAGACCTCCAGCATGTAGAAATTCTCAATGCCGATCTCACGGATATTAACTTTAGCCGGGCATCCTTGGAATGGGCTAATCTCTGTGGATGTTGCCTACGTCACAGTAATTTGAATCGCACGGACTTTGCCCACGCCCGGCTGATGAGTACCCAGCTCGTCGGGGCCGATCTACGGGGGACAGATCTTAGCTCTGCGGATTTAAGCTGGGCCGACCTCAATTCTGCTCAACTGATCAATGCAAATCTCTGTTATGCCAACCTAAAACAGGCCAAGCTAACGGATGTAAATCTGCAAGGAGCCATGCTCTGCCAGGCCAAACTCCAGGGAGTAAACCTCAGTGGCGCTAATCTGATGCGAGCTGACCTCAGTGGGGCCGATCTCAGTGGGGTGGATTTATCTGGAGCCGATCTCAGCCGAGCCGACCTGAGCAATGCCGATCTCCGGGGGGCCAAGTTGAACCATGCCAACCTCTACAAAGCCGATCTGAGCTTTTGCCAACTCCACGGCGGTGATCTACAGGATACGTTATTCCAGGGGGCCAACCTCAGCCAATCTAACCTCAAGGGGGCGGATTTAGCCCGAGCGATTATGCGGGAAATTAATCTTAGTGCAGTCAATTGGTCGGCCATCGATACCCAAAGCGCAGAGGCTACCAATCGCATTAATCTCCAGGGTGCTTGTTTACAGGGCGCTATTCTGCAACGGGTGGCCCTGACCAATGCCATCCTTGACTATGCCACGCTACAACGGGCCCGCTTGGCCAAGGTCAATCTCCAGGGGGCTAATCTAGTGGAAGCCAACCTCCGGGGGGCTGACCTGCGCAATACCAATTTTACAAACAGTCAAATCATTGAAATCGATCTCACCGATGCAGTGATGCCCGATGGCAGTATCCATCCCTAG